A stretch of Lactuca sativa cultivar Salinas chromosome 6, Lsat_Salinas_v11, whole genome shotgun sequence DNA encodes these proteins:
- the LOC111919207 gene encoding putative glycine-rich cell wall structural protein 1: protein MEKLHFGDVVEEGGCGGDGAMSFGAYEKGPRDLSSGFTIWGDKPQNPGVGFGRRKPTKTGGGGGGSGSGSAAVVMMTCGSGGGDNCGSGGDGGGGGTGDDGDGDGRLMIVVAVLGG, encoded by the exons ATGGAAAAGCTTCATTTTGGCGATGTTGTTGAAGAAGGGGGTTGTGGTGGCGATGGTGCCATGAGTTTTGGTGCGTATGAGAAAGGGCCACGAGATCTCAGTAGCGGGTTTACTATTTGGGGTGATAAACCGCAAAACCCTGGTGTAGGGTTTGGGCGGAGGAAGCCAACCAAGACT GGTGGGGGCGGGGGCGGTAGCGGTAGTGGGTCGGCGGCGGTGGTGATGATGACATGCGGTAGTGGTGGCGGCGACAATTGCGGCAGTGGTGGTGATGGCGGCGGTGGTGGCactggtgatgatggtgatggtgatggtaggtTGATGATTGTGGTAGCGGTGTTGGGTGGGTGA